GCAGACAGTGAGCTTCACCTGCCAGTCCCACGGCTTCTCCCCCAGAAGCATCACCCTGAAATGGTTCAAAAATGGGAACGAGCTGTCGGCCTCCCAGACCAACGTGGACCCCGAGGGAGACAGCGCCTCCTACCGCATCTCCAGCACAGCCGAGGTGGTGCTGGCCCCGGGGGATGTTCGCTCCCAGGTCATCTGTGAGGTGGCCCACGTCACCCTGCAGGGGGGCCCCCCTCTTCGTGGGACCGCCAACTTGTCAGAGACCCTCCGAGGTAGATGCCCCCACACCCAGAGCGAGCCCACTCCTGCGCCCAGGcctccccctgctcctcccctTGCTTTTGGCTCCAGGCCTTGAGTTGCCTGGAGTCCAATGCCTGCCAGTCCTCCCCAGTCACCGGCGCCTGGATGTGCCGGTCACTTACTGATACTTGAATGGCAGCTGCCAGGCCAGCCCCTACCAGTGCCCAGCACTGAGCTGGGTAGTTGCATTTACTTTACCAACAGCAACTCACAATTACTGAGCACCTTCTGGGAGCCAAGCCCCTTGTGGTTAGCGATTTCGTTTATTTTGCTACAGTTACGATGTCCCTACTGCCTGCCACGGGCTGAGcttgtgatttcactcatttttaccCTAAAGGAGCTGCCAGtctttgagcacctactgtgtgccaggcactgtgcttagtCATTTCATTCATATGCAAAGAGCCCTCAGTGTCTGAGCACCAGCTGCATGCCTAGCACCATCCTGGGTGATTCCCTGCCCTGTGGGAGCTAAGCTGGGGGAGCTGAGCTATGCAGCCCATCCTCTGTGATCTGTCTGTTCCTAAGGTCAGAGCTTCTGCCCTGTGCTGTTTCAGTTCTGCCCCGTTTGGAGGTTTCCCAAAGCCCCGTGGCAGGGAACCAGGTGAACGTCACCTGCCAAGTGAAGAACTTCTACCCCCGGCGCCTGCAGCTGAGCTGGTTGGAGAACGGAAACGTGTCCCGAACAGAAACGGCCTCAAACCCCACAGAGAACAAGGATGGGACCTTTAACTGGACAAGCTGGCTGCTGGTGAACGTCACTGCCCACAGGGAGGACGTGGTGCTCACCTGCCAGGTGGAGCATGACGGGCAGCCGGCAGTCCCCAGAACCCACACCGTGCACGTCTCTGCCCACAGGCAGGACAAGGATACAGGCCAGATCCCTGGTGAGGCCTCCACTCCCACTGCTCTTTTTAAACCTCATCTCTTTTCTTGATGTTGAAAGTAGTAATTCGTTCTTATTATAGAATAATCGAGAAGTCCATAAATATAAAGCAGAATTTTAAAGTCAGGTACTCCTTCCCCAAATCCCTTATGCCAAGAGACACCACTGTAAGAGTTTGCACATATCTTTGTGGGTGGTTCGACATAAACACATATTtaggagagaaagaagggagggaggggtcaTCCTGTCACAGCGCCCTGCCTCTTGCTTTCCTCTCCTACCGATCCTGTGTCCATGTCAGCCCCCTGCTGTCCTTGTTCTTTCCAACCTCTGCTGGTCTCTGGTCTGTCCTAGACTTCTCCACCCGCATCACTAATGCCACCCAGCAGGCATCTGCACCCACTGCACTGTGACATACCCAAAGCTGAGCCCTGAGGACATGGAGTTTGAGGCTGGACCTGGCACTCAGGGGACCCTGAGTGGTCACAGCATGGGCCTCCTTTGTTCCCTGATCTGTGACAATGGGCCAGCCATGATCAGAATTACTCACTGAACATTTACTATCAGCAAATTCAGTTCACCTGAGctcctctttcctgcttccaCCCCCCTGGGTGCTTGGAACTCGGAGTTTCACAGACGGGACTCGGGGCACAGTGGGAGGCATGTCGTGAAGATTTCTTGACATTAAGCCAGACTATTGGGCTGAACTAGTCAACGTCAATCTCAGGCCCTGAGGATGTGGACCACCAGCCTATACACAACTGTGAGCTGGTTAGAGACCTGTTTCCCCCACAAACACAGCTGGACACTGTCCAAGGACCTACAGAATCCTCCTTGCTGCCAACAAAATATGCCTTGTTTCTGTCTCATGTAACTCCCAGAGGGGTAAAGTCGGTTTTCCAGGAGTCTTTACTCCAGACCTTCAAATCACATGTTCCCTCCAATTTACCCCCTTGTGTTGTCCTTAtcttctgggtcaatcgtgggtCACTGAGTGTCCACGTCCCTGCCTTCAGGAAGAGTAAAGAGAGGGAAGTGAAGGCCACTTCCCTCAAAGCAAGAGACATACAGACAGTTCATAATTAAGTCCACTGATAATTTAGTCGTGTGTGCACACCCAGTTACAAATGGAATCCGTAATTGTGAGGTCACATAATTAAGGACATTGGTTTTTCTGCAAAATCAGTACCTTTACATTTCGAGAAATTAACAGTAATTTGCTAATGTCATATGAAAAAGAGTGTATGTTCAgatttttcctaatttctctcatAGGTGCTCTTTGTGCACCAAAATTAGTTTTAATCAGTCTGTAAATACTTGGTGGAATTCTCCTGTGAACACACCTGAGCATCAAGAATTCTTGGGATTTGAAAAAGTATCTCAGCAATTTAGTGGTATTCTAACTATTCAGTTCATATCAAGTGAATTGCAGTAGGCTGTACTTTTTGAAGAATTTGATCCATTTTCTCAAAGTTGTCAAATTTCTGCCCATAGATTCTTCACAATATTCCCTTTTTATCCTCTGATGTCTGCAGGGTCTGTAGTGCTATCCCCTGGTGCATCCCTGATATTGGAAAAGGGTCATTTCTCCTCTTGTCTTTGCCTGTCTTGCTagacatttttaaattcattgatgttttcaaagaaactactttttgttttctctggattTCTGCATTGTTTCtctatttcaatttcattgattttctgttttctttaatatttttccttcactTGATTTTGACTTCTTTTCACTTCTCCTTTTATCATTTCTTGAGGTGGGAGCTCAGATTATTGATTGAGATGCTTAGTTTTTCGAACACATTTACCCTTCTCACACTGCTTTTTACACCCAGGTCTCCCTCTGTGCCTGGGGAGGTGAAGGAGGGGAACCTAGACTCCCAGGCTCAGTTCTGCTTCCAGGTCTCAGGGGCTGAGCCATGGGCTTCCCCTCCCACCTCTCAGAGTACCTCCTGTGTCTGGGGTCCCTCCTGGGGTTCAGAGTTGCACTGAACCAGGATGTGTGGGGGTGGCAGGTGGGGGGGATGAGTACATCATCTGGTCTGCAGCAGCCTGGGTTTGCTTTTCAGTATTCATTTCCCATTG
This sequence is a window from Manis pentadactyla isolate mManPen7 chromosome 5, mManPen7.hap1, whole genome shotgun sequence. Protein-coding genes within it:
- the LOC118932720 gene encoding signal-regulatory protein beta-1-like isoform X2, whose translation is MDFSIRISNISPEDTGIYYCVKFQKGTPDVEIKSGPGTRVTVSAKPSPPVVLGPTDRATPEQTVSFTCQSHGFSPRSITLKWFKNGNELSASQTNVDPEGDSASYRISSTAEVVLAPGDVRSQVICEVAHVTLQGGPPLRGTANLSETLRVLPRLEVSQSPVAGNQVNVTCQVKNFYPRRLQLSWLENGNVSRTETASNPTENKDGTFNWTSWLLVNVTAHREDVVLTCQVEHDGQPAVPRTHTVHVSAHRQDKDTGQIPGPEPPPQLLVALLFGYKVLLTVSVSAIYVHKMRRA